A window of the Mesorhizobium opportunistum WSM2075 genome harbors these coding sequences:
- a CDS encoding family 16 glycosylhydrolase → MSFFVNALGVPLPYSGASNHWFSAAGSGPDLYGSSGNDSIYGASGVNVTMHGGTGDDIYYLYAAGNKVAEGAGAGIDTISTWMSYKLPDNVENLIVTHANNYAFGNGLDNIITATAGHQTLDGGAGNDVLIDGGGGYDTFIISKGNGSDLIANFAATDTVRLNGYGFTSFDAIHSSMIQAGSNVLLNLGSGEILEFKDTTIDKLQPSQFELPIDKSGMSLSFSDDFNTLNLHNSQGGTWDTNFSWGAPNGSTLSGNGELQWYIDANYAPTSSVHPFSVENGVLTITAAQAPADIKPLINNYEYTSGILTTHDTFSQTYGYFEMRADLPEHAGAWPAFWLLPEDGSWPPELDVVETAGQAPNSLIMTAHTNETGTHVKVSSTVSVSDTAGFHTYGLLWTPDKLVWTYDGVQVAEAATPSDMNKPMYMLADLAVGGFAGTPPDHLATPAEMKIDYIRAYTLDNAPANALNSSTATHSIASSTLHGGSEFGGHA, encoded by the coding sequence ATGAGCTTCTTCGTCAACGCGTTGGGCGTTCCTCTTCCCTACAGCGGCGCTTCCAACCACTGGTTCTCGGCGGCAGGGTCCGGACCGGACTTGTACGGCAGCTCCGGAAATGACTCCATCTACGGAGCATCCGGTGTCAACGTCACCATGCACGGCGGCACGGGCGACGACATCTATTACCTCTATGCGGCGGGCAACAAGGTGGCCGAGGGCGCTGGGGCCGGCATCGACACGATCAGCACATGGATGAGCTACAAGCTCCCCGATAATGTCGAGAACCTCATCGTCACACACGCCAATAACTATGCTTTCGGGAATGGGCTGGACAACATCATCACCGCCACGGCCGGACACCAGACGCTGGACGGCGGCGCGGGAAACGATGTGCTGATCGACGGCGGCGGCGGTTACGACACTTTCATCATCTCGAAAGGCAATGGAAGCGACCTGATAGCGAATTTTGCCGCCACCGACACCGTGCGCCTCAACGGCTACGGGTTCACGTCGTTCGACGCCATCCACTCGAGCATGATCCAGGCGGGATCGAACGTGCTGTTGAACCTCGGATCCGGCGAGATCCTCGAGTTCAAGGACACGACCATCGACAAGCTGCAGCCCAGCCAGTTCGAATTGCCGATCGACAAGTCCGGAATGAGCCTGTCCTTCAGCGATGATTTCAACACGCTGAACCTTCACAATAGCCAGGGCGGCACCTGGGACACCAACTTCTCGTGGGGAGCGCCGAACGGCAGCACCTTGAGCGGCAATGGCGAACTGCAGTGGTATATCGACGCCAATTACGCACCGACGAGTTCCGTCCACCCGTTCAGCGTGGAAAACGGCGTGCTTACCATCACCGCGGCGCAGGCGCCGGCGGATATCAAGCCGCTGATCAACAATTACGAATACACCTCCGGCATCCTGACGACCCACGACACCTTCTCGCAGACCTATGGCTATTTCGAAATGCGGGCCGACCTGCCCGAGCACGCCGGCGCCTGGCCGGCCTTCTGGCTGCTGCCGGAAGACGGTTCGTGGCCGCCGGAACTCGATGTCGTGGAGACTGCCGGCCAAGCCCCGAACTCGTTGATCATGACGGCGCACACGAATGAAACCGGTACGCACGTCAAGGTCTCCTCGACGGTGAGTGTCTCGGATACCGCCGGCTTCCACACCTATGGCCTGCTGTGGACGCCGGACAAGCTCGTCTGGACCTATGACGGTGTGCAGGTCGCCGAAGCCGCGACACCGTCCGACATGAACAAGCCGATGTACATGCTGGCCGATCTCGCGGTCGGCGGCTTTGCCGGCACCCCTCCGGATCACCTGGCCACGCCGGCCGAGATGAAGATCGACTACATCCGCGCCTATACGCTGGACAATGCGCCGGCGAACGCCCTGAACAGCAGCACCGCCACGCACAGCATCGCCAGCAGCACACTGCATGGCGGTTCCGAGTTTGGAGGCCACGCCTGA